A single region of the Lotus japonicus ecotype B-129 chromosome 4, LjGifu_v1.2 genome encodes:
- the LOC130711220 gene encoding glycerophosphocholine acyltransferase 1-like, whose product MSDNDDHTADFTNGEISPPRMKQRLRDRSKEMLSKQAVQTKQMLSEQAVKIAKRAEEHEKFINKVTHLLGVLGFGGFCFILGARPQDIPYVYCLFFFIFVPLRWIYYRFKKWHYYLLDFCYYANTIFLVDLLCYPRNEKVFMVCFSFAEGPLAWALIVWRCSLVFSSLDKIVSVLIHLLPGIVFFTIRWWNPATFEAMHPEGTARRATWPYVEDKSYLWTWLFLVPLVVYSLWQLLYFLIVNVLRRQRFLRDPEVMNSYRELSKKAQKANNVWWRLSGLLGDQNRLLMYIFLQGLFTVATMALTVPIFLSYELHVAFQILKVSASIWNGASFLLEVMPRQAILKEKKKSETQPSQGQLDQASMVMENGSNDAVGTSDS is encoded by the exons ATGTCCGACAACGACGATCATACAGCAGACTTCACCAATGGCGAAATATCGCCTCCGAGGATGAAACAGAGGCTCAGGGATAGATCCAAG GAAATGCTTTCCAAACAAGCTGTGCAGACGAAGCAAATGCTTTCTGAACAGGCGGTTAAGATCGCCAAACGAGCTGAAGAACACGAAAAGTTCATCAACAAGGTGACGCATCTTTTGGGTGTTCTTGGCTTTGGAGGGTTCTGTTTCATATTGGGGGCAA GACCCCAAGACATTCCCTATGTATATTGTTTGTTCTTCTTCATATTTGTTCCGCTTCGTTGGATATACTATAGGTTCAAGAAATGGCATTACTATCTACTG GATTTCTGCTATTATGCAAATACAATCTTCTTGGTTGATCTTCTTTGTTATCCAAGGAATGAAAAGGTTTTCATggtttgcttttcttttgctGAG GGGCCATTAGCATGGGCTTTGATTGTTTGGCGCTGCAGCTTGGTTTTCAGTTCTCTCGACAAAATTGTCAGTGTTCTTATCCATCTTTTACCTG gaattgttttttttactATTCGGTGGTGGAATCCTGCAACCTTCGAAGCAATGCATCCAGAGGGAACTGCTCGAAGGGCTACATGGCCTTATGTTGAAGATAAATCCTATCTCTGGACATGGCTGTTTCTGGTACCCTTAGTAGTTTACTCTCTGTGGCAGCTTCTATACTTCCTCATTGTCAATGTCTTGCGCCGACAAAGGTTTCTAAGAGATCCTGAAGTAATGAATTCCTACAG GGAACTATCGAAAAAAGCTCAGAAAGCAAACAATGTATGGTGGCGCTTAAGCGGGTTGCTCGGGGATCAAAATCGCTTGCTAATGTACATTTTTCTTCAAGGCTTATTTACCGTGGCAACCATGGCACTTACTGTCCCCATATTCTTGTCATATGAATTGCATGTAGCTTTCCAAATACTCAAGGTTTCGGCTTCAATATGGAATGGAGCAAGTTTTCTGTTGGAAGTAATGCCTAGGCAGGCAATTCTGAAGGAGAAAAAGAAGTCAGAGACACAACCTTCTCAAGGTCAATTGGATCAAGCATCAATGGTGATGGAAAACGGTAGCAACGATGCTGTTGGGACATCTGATTCGTGA